In the genome of Manis javanica isolate MJ-LG chromosome 17, MJ_LKY, whole genome shotgun sequence, one region contains:
- the NOVA2 gene encoding RNA-binding protein Nova-2 — translation MRMMAAGAVHGLFTASAAPQPPPPPPPPPPPQPQPPQQPSPPPQQPPPPPPQPPQQQQPPPQAPPMEPEAPDSRKRPLETPPEVVCTKRSNTGEEGEYFLKVLIPSYAAGSIIGKGGQTIVQLQKETGATIKLSKSKDFYPGTTERVCLVQGTAEALNAVHSFIAEKVREIPQAMTKPEVVNILQPQTTMNPDRAKQAKLIVPNSTAGLIIGKGGATVKAVMEQSGAWVQLSQKPEGINLQERVVTVSGEPEQVHKAVSAIVQKVQEDPQSSSCLNISYANVAGPVANSNPTGSPYASPADVLPAAAAASAAAASGLLGPAGLAGVGAFPAALPAFSGTDLLAISTALNTLASYGYNTNSLGLGLNSAAASGVLAAVAAGANPAAAAAANLLASYAGEAGAGPAGGAAPPPPPPPGALGSFALAAAANGYLGAGAGGGAGGGGGPLVAAAAAAGAAGGFLTAEKLAAESAKELVEIAVPENLVGAILGKGGKTLVEYQELTGARIQISKKGEFLPGTRNRRVTITGSPAATQAAQYLISQRVTYEQGVRASNPQKVG, via the exons ATGAGGATGATGGCCGCCGGCGCGGTGCACGGCCTCTTCACGGCCTCCGCGGccccgcagccgccgccgcccccgccgccgccgccgccgccgcaaccccagcctccccagcagcCGTCGCCGCCACCacagcagccgccgccgccgccgccgcagccgccgcagcagcagcagccgccGCCCCAGGCCCCCCCCATGGAGCCCGAGGCCCCGGATTCCCGTAAGAGGCCCCTCGAAACGCCCCCCGAGGTGGTCTGCACCAAGCGCAGCAACACGGGAG AGGAAGGCGAATACTTCCTGAAGGTGCTGATCCCCAGCTACGCAGCAGGCTCCATCATTGGCAAGGGCGGGCAGACCATCGTGCAGCTGCAGAAGGAGACAGGAGCCACCATCAAGCTCTCCAAGTCCAAAGACTTCTATCCCG GAACCACAGAGCGAGTATGCCTGGTACAGGGCACAGCAGAGGCCTTGAATGCTGTGCACAGTTTTATTGCTGAGAAGGTCCGAGAAATCCCACAAGCAATGACCAAGCCTGAAGTGGTCAACATCCTTCAACCCCAAACCACAATGAACCCTGACAGAGCCAAGCAG GCCAAGCTGATCGTCCCCAACAGCACAGCAGGCCTGATCATCGGCAAGGGTGGCGCAACAGTGAAGGCCGTGATGGAACAGTCTGGAGCCTGGGTGCAGCTGtcccagaagccagagggcatcAACCTGCAGGAGCGTGTGGTGACAGTCAGCGGGGAACCCGAGCAGGTGCACAAGGCCGTGAGCGCCATCGTGCAGAAGGTACAGGAAGACCCCCAGAGCAGCAGCTGCCTCAACATCAGCTATGCCAACGTGGCCGGCCCCGTGGCCAACTCCAACCCCACCGGCTCGCCGTACGCCAGCCCTGCGGACGTGCTgcctgctgccgccgccgcctcagCTGCCGCCGCCTCTGGCCTCTTGGGTCCTGCAGGGTTGGCCGGTGTGGGTGCCTTTCCCGCTGCCCTGCCCGCCTTCTCGGGCACCGACCTGCTGGCCATCAGCACGGCGCTTAACACGCTGGCCAGTTATGGCTACAACACCAACTCCCTCGGCCTGGGCCTCAACTCGGCCGCAGCCTCCGGGGTCCTGGCTGCTGTGGCCGCCGGTGCAAACCCTGCTGCAGCCGCTGCTGCCAACCTCCTGGCTTCCTACGCGGGTGAGGCAGGGGCCGGGCCTGCCGGAGGGGCCGCCCCACCTCCGCCCCCTCCCCCCGGAGCCCTGGGGTCCTTTGCATTGGCCGCGGCTGCCAACGGCTACCTCGGGGCCGGGGCAGGTGGCGGGGCAGGCGGAGGGGGTGGCCCGCTGGTGGCCGCGGCAGCCGCGGCAGGGGCCGCTGGGGGCTTCCTGACGGCAGAAAAGTTGGCAGCTGAGAGTGCCAAGGAGCTGGTGGAGATTGCGGTGCCTGAGAACCTGGTGGGAGCCATCCTGGGCAAGGGGGGCAAGACGTTGGTGGAGTACCAGGAGCTGACAGGCGCCCGCATCCAGATCTCCAAGAAGGGCGAGTTCCTGCCAGGCACGCGGAACCGGCGGGTCACCATCACGGGCAGCCCCGCGGCCACGCAAGCCGCTCAATACCTCATCAGCCAGCGGGTCACCTACGAGCAGGGAGTGAGGGCCTCAAACCCCCAGAAAGTGGGATGA